GAATCGTCACTGCATGAAGCTGTCTCCTTCCTCTCCAGAAATTCTGAAAGGAGCCGAGAAACAGTGAGTTGTGTTCTGCTGGAACTGTAGTTCTCCTATATTCTTGTGCCTTTGCTTCAGTAGCTTATAGATGTTGCAGTCTTTTCACCTGCACAACAATATGAGAATGGTTCCCTTTGTTATTTGATGAACGCGCTCATGAACAGATATTAGAATTAATTATCTGAAGGCTTGGAGATAGTGATTATATATTCACCTCAGTAACTATCATCAGCTACAAGCTTGCATAGGTCTTGCGTGACTGAAGCCTGTTGATGTATGCCGATGATGTTTTCCCACTTTGGGCGCTGGCATGACCGTTTCGAAAGCTGCAACAAGCAGtgccaccttcttcttccttgcagGAGCAAGTTTTGTGACAGCTTGCTGGAGTGCATAGTCAAGCATCCATTCATCTGTATTTTTCTTGTTGTCGATAATCTGATGCCTGAGGTCAACCTTTTCTGGTTCGGGGTCAGGAACCAAAGGCAGGTAATTCGGTTCTCTTGGATTGAACTTCCTTTGCTCCTCCCCATCCATGTTGAGTTTCTTGCATTTGATTCTTTTCCAGTAGTTGTAGGTGTTGGGAAGTTCTTGGTCGAAGTTGCTTGCTGCTTCAGAAAATTTTCTCTTCATCCCAGGGCTAATGCTATTATTGGCcgtgttgaaattttttgtggCTTCTGGCTCTGAATTGTTTTCCACTTCCATGTTATCAGGTTCTCCTGTGTTGTTACCAAAGATATCTGATTTTTTCAGCCTTAAATCACTTTGATCCTCAGATTCATTGGAACTTGAAATTTTGGGCTTTGTGTACTTCCCTTTGGACAGGTTACCATCTTCAGCAATGTCATAATGCTGGAAAGGTTCAGTCTTCTTGCCATCATCATAATCGTCAACCTTGACAGCATCTTCATCAGCTTCAGAAGCATCATGCACCGAATCAGAAAGCTGAATCTCCGGTGATGGTTTGACATCACCAATTTGCTCTGTTGCTTCCATTTGATTTTCAGGAACCCCTGCAGGGAGTCCAGGTTCCAAGCCAAAGTCACCAGTTGCAACATTTTGATTTGTTTCAGAATTCTCTTCATCAGGTCTCCCGTTGCATCCTGCATCTGTTTCAGCATCATCTGTGTCGCAGATATCCTGAGAAGGAATAGAAATTCGGTCTCCTGTCAGCGTACTTGTTTCATCTTCATGAAATGTATTCTTTGGTTGGTTATCTGAAGCTTCATCTGTCTCCACACTGGTGTAGTTGCTTTCAACATCTCCAAGGTGAGAGCCGATCTCATGATCCTCTGcttcaaaacattcattttgTTCTTGAATTTCCTCACCAGTTCCTGTTAGTTCCTCAGTTGGCTCCTCTGTTGAAGATATTTCTATGCAATCTGTATCCGATAGTTCACTGCCTCCTTCAAATGCATCCTCAGTGTAAGAAAGTTGGTCGTAACTCCATCTTTCATACTCTTGCTCAGACTCTTGAATCTCAAAATTCTGTTTAATGACATCCTGTTCACTGACATCACCATCATTCTGCAGTACTCCATAATAATCCTGAATCATATTATCGCTGTTACCTTTCATTGCGTCAGAGTTGATCAGCGATTCTTCTTGCTTATCAGTGTCTTGAATTTTTGTTGAACACCCGGCATTTGGAACAGATTCATAATCACCAAGCACTGTAGTGGCAAATTGCCCTTCCTCCCACTCCATGTCAATACTTTCAGAACTGGAATAATCAATTTCAGTGCTTGAAAGGTCTTCAGAGTCGCTCTCTTTCAAGCAGCTTCCAGTGGAATTGTCTTCTTGATCTGACTGTGGTCCGTAGTCTTCATCTGCATCTTCTTTTTGGTCTTCTTCAGGAAATTCTTCGAAGCTTTCTGCCTCAGATTCACTCTCCGAATGCGGTGATCTATCTGACAGGTTCTCCACAACTAGGTTGTTGGCATAATTTTCTGTTTCTGCTTCATCACTTGCATCATTTGGAAACGCAGGACCCTCGTAAACTTCTTGTTCTCCTACAAAATCAGCTCCTGCTTTCCTTCCAATTGCCTCGGTGCCATCTTCCTCGTTTGTAGCATAGAATTcaacaaagaaatccaaagcAGCTTCTTTCTCTGCAATTTTTTCATCCTCATCAAACAACATTTTCTGCAAATGAATTTCTTTTATTCCATCATTACATCGCTTTGCTCTGCGTGGACTCAGAGCttgcaatttcatcatcttctggGTCTTCAACGAACGTCTTCTTGCAGACAAGAAACTCTTCAATGGGGGCACAGGCGAACGATGATGGCCATTAAGAGAACAGTACGTATACGGGCAAACCTTCATGATTGAAGTTCCCTCAGCTTCGGTTCCCCCAGGACTAATCGTCAGATAGTCAGGAAACTTTGCATCCTTCAGTGTTGAAGAACAAGTTGCTCTCTGAACATTCGCATCTGCACAAAGAACAACCCTGGAAGTTTTTTTCGCCGAAGCTCTTACCGGCTTAAAACTAGGGGACTTCATTAAAGTTCTCACAAGCTTCAAACCAGATGTCCTTGCTAAACTTCTTTCAGGTTTACTAGAAGCAGAGCTAAGCTTTGAACTGCCTGAATTTTTTCGGTTCTGG
This region of Malus domestica chromosome 07, GDT2T_hap1 genomic DNA includes:
- the LOC103423275 gene encoding calmodulin binding protein PICBP-like gives rise to the protein MVQRKVPNKLGIQADHDKFEKRFSSLKTSSQFQDGKHRGADLKKKKKMKKSRSIKLSDVESLRSSTLRKNLSQPGKPPPLPLNVPNTAASPQKQPLTKTTYGSPNYMKPTSCSHARKEQSQISLRSSPPIFSDSKNQNRKNSGSSKLSSASSKPERSLARTSGLKLVRTLMKSPSFKPVRASAKKTSRVVLCADANVQRATCSSTLKDAKFPDYLTISPGGTEAEGTSIMKVCPYTYCSLNGHHRSPVPPLKSFLSARRRSLKTQKMMKLQALSPRRAKRCNDGIKEIHLQKMLFDEDEKIAEKEAALDFFVEFYATNEEDGTEAIGRKAGADFVGEQEVYEGPAFPNDASDEAETENYANNLVVENLSDRSPHSESESEAESFEEFPEEDQKEDADEDYGPQSDQEDNSTGSCLKESDSEDLSSTEIDYSSSESIDMEWEEGQFATTVLGDYESVPNAGCSTKIQDTDKQEESLINSDAMKGNSDNMIQDYYGVLQNDGDVSEQDVIKQNFEIQESEQEYERWSYDQLSYTEDAFEGGSELSDTDCIEISSTEEPTEELTGTGEEIQEQNECFEAEDHEIGSHLGDVESNYTSVETDEASDNQPKNTFHEDETSTLTGDRISIPSQDICDTDDAETDAGCNGRPDEENSETNQNVATGDFGLEPGLPAGVPENQMEATEQIGDVKPSPEIQLSDSVHDASEADEDAVKVDDYDDGKKTEPFQHYDIAEDGNLSKGKYTKPKISSSNESEDQSDLRLKKSDIFGNNTGEPDNMEVENNSEPEATKNFNTANNSISPGMKRKFSEAASNFDQELPNTYNYWKRIKCKKLNMDGEEQRKFNPREPNYLPLVPDPEPEKVDLRHQIIDNKKNTDEWMLDYALQQAVTKLAPARKKKVALLVAAFETVMPAPKVGKHHRHTSTGFSHARPMQACS